A genome region from Baekduia alba includes the following:
- a CDS encoding acyl-CoA dehydrogenase: protein MAAPAHPATPPAPAPDLAALRALLDGEHAAIRDLCRTWLSDPANAPRPDLPMQEHRAQVLAWAEELADAGQTARGFPRAYGGEGQVGGAIAGFETLAFGDLSLLVKCGVQFGLFGGAVLHLGTRKHHERYLADIAALRLPGCFAMTESGHGSNVQQLATTATYDAATGEFVVATPDDAARKDYIGNAARDGRMAAVFAQLIVGGEERGVHALLVPLRDADGATLPGIRIEDCGAKLGLDGVDNGRIWFDEVRVPRDNLLDRYASVDEDGVYTSPIASSTKRFFTMLGTLIQGRVSVCGASISATKVALAIAVRHAESRRQFGPPGAPEVVLMDYRTHQRRLLPALAKVYALHFAQEDLVARLHHVFTSDAELDREKRELETLAAGLKAVATWHATATIQECREACGGMGYLKGNRFAALKADTDVFTTFEGDNTVLLQLAAKNLLTDFRDQLGELDPLGTAGFYAKQGFETVAERSAMREVLTRLADDLLPGRDDQADLTSRDVQLELLRWRADHVKSGVARRLKGGIDAGREPFDVLIDCQDHLIAAARAYVDCVVLEAFAAKIGQCADPGSRALLDRVCDLYALSTIEADRGWFQEHGRLSSTRSKAVIKAVNTLCGALRPHATALVEAFGVPEASLGDAAAVAEAKA, encoded by the coding sequence ATGGCTGCACCCGCTCACCCGGCCACGCCGCCCGCGCCGGCGCCCGACCTCGCCGCGCTGCGCGCGCTCCTCGACGGCGAGCACGCCGCGATCCGCGACCTCTGCCGCACGTGGCTGAGCGATCCGGCCAACGCGCCCCGCCCCGACCTCCCGATGCAAGAGCACCGGGCGCAGGTGCTCGCGTGGGCCGAGGAGCTCGCCGACGCCGGCCAGACCGCGCGCGGTTTTCCTCGGGCCTACGGCGGCGAGGGCCAGGTCGGCGGCGCCATCGCGGGCTTCGAGACGCTGGCCTTCGGCGATCTCAGCCTGCTCGTCAAGTGCGGCGTCCAGTTCGGCCTGTTCGGCGGCGCGGTGCTGCACCTCGGCACCCGCAAGCACCACGAGCGCTACCTGGCCGACATCGCCGCGCTGCGCCTGCCCGGCTGCTTCGCGATGACCGAGAGCGGCCATGGCTCCAACGTCCAGCAGCTCGCCACGACGGCGACCTACGACGCGGCGACCGGCGAGTTCGTCGTCGCCACGCCCGACGACGCGGCGCGCAAGGACTACATCGGCAACGCCGCGCGCGACGGCCGGATGGCCGCGGTCTTCGCGCAGCTGATCGTCGGTGGGGAGGAGCGCGGCGTCCACGCGCTGCTCGTGCCGCTGCGCGACGCGGACGGCGCGACGCTGCCGGGCATCCGGATCGAGGACTGCGGCGCCAAGCTCGGCCTCGACGGCGTCGACAACGGCCGGATCTGGTTCGACGAGGTGCGGGTGCCGCGCGACAACCTGCTCGACCGCTACGCGTCGGTCGACGAGGACGGCGTCTACACGTCGCCGATCGCGTCCTCCACCAAGCGGTTCTTCACCATGTTGGGGACGCTCATCCAGGGCCGCGTGTCGGTCTGCGGCGCGTCGATCAGCGCGACGAAGGTGGCGCTGGCGATCGCCGTGCGCCACGCGGAGTCCCGGCGCCAGTTCGGCCCGCCGGGGGCGCCCGAGGTCGTCCTGATGGACTACCGCACCCACCAGCGCCGCCTCCTGCCCGCGCTGGCCAAGGTGTACGCGTTGCACTTCGCGCAGGAGGATCTGGTCGCCCGGCTGCACCATGTGTTCACCTCCGACGCCGAGCTCGACCGCGAGAAGCGCGAGCTGGAGACGCTGGCCGCCGGCCTGAAGGCCGTCGCGACGTGGCACGCGACCGCGACGATCCAGGAGTGCCGCGAGGCCTGCGGCGGCATGGGCTACCTGAAGGGCAACCGCTTCGCCGCGCTGAAGGCCGACACCGACGTCTTCACGACGTTCGAGGGCGACAACACCGTGTTGCTCCAGCTCGCGGCCAAGAACCTGCTGACCGACTTCCGCGACCAGCTCGGCGAGCTCGACCCGCTCGGCACGGCCGGCTTCTACGCCAAGCAGGGCTTCGAGACCGTCGCCGAGCGCAGCGCGATGCGCGAGGTGCTGACGCGCCTGGCCGACGACCTGCTGCCCGGCCGCGACGACCAGGCCGACCTCACCAGCCGCGACGTGCAACTCGAGCTGCTGCGCTGGCGCGCCGACCACGTCAAGTCGGGCGTCGCCCGCCGCCTGAAGGGCGGCATCGACGCCGGGCGCGAGCCCTTCGACGTCCTGATCGACTGCCAGGACCACCTGATCGCCGCGGCGCGCGCGTACGTCGACTGCGTCGTCCTGGAGGCCTTCGCCGCCAAGATCGGCCAGTGCGCCGACCCGGGCTCGCGCGCGCTGCTGGACCGCGTGTGCGACCTGTACGCCTTGAGCACGATCGAGGCCGACCGGGGCTGGTTCCAGGAGCACGGCCGGCTGTCGTCGACGCGGTCCAAGGCCGTCATCAAGGCGGTCAACACGCTCTGCGGCGCGCTGCGCCCGCACGCGACCGCGCTGGTCGAGGCCTTCGGCGTGCCCGAGGCGTCGCTGGGCGACGCCGCCGCGGTGGCCGAGGCGAAGGCCTAG
- a CDS encoding HdeD family acid-resistance protein encodes MTAGAQAKGWYSSWWIPMVVGLLSLVCGILALVWPGVTLLALALIAGINLTVLSAFLIGEGIADDEAPDRTLRIVLGVLGVITGLIVMRRPGETLLVLIIALGIWLVMDGAIEVIRAFLRGTQHRVLLILGGLIDVGLGIALLVWPKLGLGTVAILVGIGFVVRGIMLMFSAWRLRGVAHAAADAGGATPLRPTPA; translated from the coding sequence ATGACCGCTGGTGCGCAGGCCAAGGGGTGGTACAGCTCCTGGTGGATCCCGATGGTGGTGGGGTTGCTCTCGCTGGTGTGCGGGATCCTGGCCCTGGTCTGGCCGGGCGTCACGCTGCTCGCGCTCGCGCTGATCGCCGGCATCAACCTGACGGTGCTCAGCGCGTTCCTGATCGGCGAGGGGATCGCCGACGACGAGGCGCCGGACCGCACGCTGCGGATCGTCCTCGGCGTGCTCGGCGTCATCACGGGCCTGATCGTCATGCGCCGGCCGGGCGAGACGTTGTTGGTGTTGATCATCGCACTCGGGATCTGGCTCGTCATGGACGGCGCCATCGAGGTCATCCGCGCGTTCCTGCGCGGCACCCAGCACCGCGTGCTGCTGATCCTCGGCGGGCTGATCGACGTGGGCCTCGGCATCGCGCTGCTGGTGTGGCCGAAGCTCGGGCTCGGGACCGTCGCGATCCTCGTCGGCATCGGCTTCGTGGTCCGCGGCATCATGTTGATGTTCAGCGCTTGGCGGCTGCGCGGCGTCGCGCACGCGGCCGCCGACGCGGGCGGCGCGACGCCGCTGCGGCCCACGCCCGCCTAG